The following are encoded together in the Daucus carota subsp. sativus chromosome 5, DH1 v3.0, whole genome shotgun sequence genome:
- the LOC108219836 gene encoding uncharacterized protein LOC108219836, translating into MARGEWGYYNGRTKWCSYRRTTLVICSINIGVALYVLHTLYNSLYTYPFNDPQKAARYTPDQVRKMEESNHIRKEAQPTELIKLVDELKKDFSREEKKLDLPSHLKHQVIDEIVQLLRSLKSSNATVQNEAIERWRKQKLKEARELARGNSISPTILPKEAKILVKALKSRWDDFRDEIGLWIPVAIPNKEHDDKPEGEEEFDSEILAGRQLPPECNTERHTDYGGAAVRWGLTHHKESAYDCCQACLDQAKNAREGEKRCNIWVYCPSEGGCYSPDIYEHKQQECWLKYDEKPQVSFKDKYSESYRNSHPNAPLVVPWVAGIVSV; encoded by the exons ATGGCAAGGGGAGAGTGGGGGTACTACAATGGGAGAACAAAATGGTGTTCTTATAGGAGAACCACTTTGGTTATTTGTTCAATTAACATTGGGGTTGCTCTCTATGTTCTTCACACTCTTTATAACTCCCTTTACACCTACCCTTTTAATGATCCTCAAAAAG CTGCTAGGTATACCCCTGATCAGGTTAGGAAAATGGAAGAATCAAATCATATTAGAAAAGAAGCACAACCCACTGAGCTTATTAAATTG GTGGATGAGTTAAAGAAGGATTTTTCACGAGAAGAGAAGAAGCTTGATTTGCCATCACACTTGAAACATCAGGTAATTGATGAGATCGTGCAATTATTGAGGAGCTTGAAGTCCTCCAATGCAACTGTTCAAAATG AAGCGATTGAAAGATGGCGCAAGCAAAAACTAAAAGAAGCTAGAGAGTTGGCTCGGGGAAATAGCATAAGTCCAACCATTCTGCCCAAGGAAGcaa AAATTCTTGTTAAAGCATTAAAGTCTCGCTGGGATGACTTCAGAGATGAAATCGGTCTCTGGATACCTGTCGCCATTCCTAACAAGGAACATGATGACAAGCCTGAGGGTGAAGAAGAGTTtg ACAGCGAAATATTAGCTGGCAGGCAGCTTCCTCCCGAGTGCAATACCGAACGTCATACAGATTATGGTGGGGCAGCTGTTCGCTGGGGCCTGACCCACCATAAAGAGAGCGCTTACGACTGTTGTCAAGCATGTCTGGATCAAGCAAAAAATGCAAGAGAAGGCGAAAAGCGATGCAATATATGGGTATACTGCCCTTCAGAGGGGGGATGTTACTCTCCGGATATATATGAACACAAACAGCAAGAATGCTGGCTAAAATAT GACGAGAAACCCCAAGTAAGCTTCAAGGACAAGTATTCCGAATCTTACAGAAACTCACATCCAAATGCTCCGCTGGTTGTTCCGTGGGTAGCTGGGATTGTAAGTGTATAA